The proteins below are encoded in one region of Tomitella fengzijianii:
- a CDS encoding MFS transporter — MHPQSRPAVVVTVLCTTGILASLVQTIIIPLVPRLPELLDAGPADASWAVTATLLVGAIMTPIAGRLGDMYGKRRVLALCLLSLIVGSVLCASTSSLVTVTIGRGLQGVSMGVIALGISIMRDELPEERVGGGIAMMSATIGIGGAIGMPAAAVVAERADWHVVFAATGLLAAAALVAVLRLVPESPVRSGGRFDAVGAAGLAAGLAAFLLAVTEGSVWGWSSARTLGAFGASAVVFALWSVHQLRVRGPLVDLRVSSRPQVLFTNLASVAVGFAMFGMALIPPQLLMAPEETGYGLGLTMTQTALLIAPSGIVMFFCSPLSARISNRFGPRVTLMSGTVVIAVGYLVVLATPFGAVQILIASIIVNGGIGIAYAAMPALIIAAVPVGETAAANGLNALMRSIGTSSSSAVISAVLATMTVTVAVADSPAGAQQLAAPTAGAFTIAAAVCLAAALASTALTACVPRTPRPRAARRSAAESA; from the coding sequence ATGCACCCGCAGAGCCGCCCCGCAGTGGTGGTGACGGTCTTGTGCACCACGGGCATCCTCGCTTCCCTGGTGCAGACCATTATCATCCCGCTCGTGCCGCGCCTGCCGGAGCTGCTGGATGCGGGCCCCGCCGACGCCTCCTGGGCGGTCACCGCCACGCTCCTCGTCGGCGCCATCATGACGCCCATCGCCGGGCGCCTGGGAGACATGTACGGCAAGCGCCGGGTGCTGGCGCTGTGCCTGCTCTCTCTGATCGTCGGCTCGGTGCTGTGCGCATCGACCTCCTCGCTCGTCACGGTGACCATCGGCCGCGGGCTGCAGGGGGTGTCGATGGGCGTGATCGCCCTGGGCATCAGCATCATGCGCGACGAGCTGCCCGAGGAGCGGGTGGGCGGCGGCATCGCGATGATGAGCGCGACGATCGGCATCGGCGGGGCCATCGGCATGCCGGCCGCGGCGGTCGTCGCCGAACGCGCCGATTGGCACGTGGTCTTCGCCGCCACCGGTCTGCTCGCGGCGGCCGCGCTGGTGGCCGTACTGCGCCTGGTCCCCGAATCGCCGGTGCGCAGCGGCGGCCGATTCGACGCGGTCGGGGCCGCCGGGCTCGCGGCGGGCCTGGCCGCGTTCCTGCTCGCCGTCACCGAGGGCTCCGTGTGGGGCTGGTCGTCGGCCCGCACGCTGGGGGCCTTCGGGGCCTCTGCCGTGGTCTTCGCTCTGTGGTCGGTGCACCAGTTGCGAGTGCGGGGTCCGCTCGTGGACCTGCGCGTGAGCTCCCGCCCGCAAGTGCTGTTCACCAACCTCGCCTCCGTCGCGGTCGGCTTCGCCATGTTCGGCATGGCGCTCATTCCGCCGCAGCTGCTCATGGCGCCCGAGGAGACGGGCTACGGCCTGGGCCTGACGATGACGCAGACAGCGCTGTTGATCGCACCCAGCGGCATCGTGATGTTCTTCTGCTCGCCGCTGTCGGCGCGGATCAGCAATCGATTCGGGCCCCGCGTCACCCTCATGAGCGGCACCGTCGTCATCGCTGTGGGATATCTCGTGGTGCTCGCGACCCCCTTCGGCGCAGTGCAGATCCTCATCGCCAGCATCATCGTCAACGGCGGGATCGGCATCGCCTATGCCGCCATGCCCGCGCTGATCATCGCCGCGGTGCCCGTCGGCGAGACCGCAGCCGCCAACGGGCTCAACGCGCTCATGCGATCGATCGGCACCTCGTCGTCGTCGGCCGTGATCAGCGCCGTACTGGCCACGATGACGGTGACGGTGGCGGTGGCGGACTCCCCCGCCGGTGCGCAGCAGCTCGCCGCGCCGACGGCCGGCGCGTTCACGATCGCCGCCGCCGTCTGCCTCGCCGCCGCCCTCGCATCGACCGCACTGACCGCGTGCGTGCCGCGGACGCCCCGGCCCCGCGCCGCACGCCGCTCCGCCGCCGAGAGCGCGTGA
- a CDS encoding fatty acid desaturase family protein has product MAITDVLEYAHLTDEDVEALGREFDAIRRDVEESRGESDARYIRTTIRAQRALDFAGRLTLALGSDRKAGWLAGTAILGTAKIIENMEIGHNVMHGQWDWMNDPEIHSSTWEWDIVGTSDNWKYTHNHIHHKYTNVLGIDDDIGYGLLRVTRDQRWSPFYAGNVAYNAILQLLFEYGVAIQALELGKVAKGRVPKEKFRAQLTPALRKIGKQVLKDYVLFPALSGRRWKSTLTANLTANAIRNVWTNAVIFCGHFPDGAEKFTKRDVDTETHAEWYLRQMLGSANISGGRAMDFMTGNLSYQIEHHLFPDLPSNRYAEVAVRVRELADKYDLPYTTGPLLVQYGQSWRTIAKLSLPNKYLRDTVDAAPETNSEHRFDGRTTSLIDPATGRRRGLASALKGSRRGIVRRITRGRSRRDHGLAAA; this is encoded by the coding sequence ATGGCAATCACGGACGTACTCGAGTACGCACACCTCACCGATGAGGACGTCGAAGCGCTGGGGCGCGAGTTCGACGCGATCCGGCGGGATGTGGAGGAGTCCCGCGGCGAGAGCGATGCGCGCTACATCCGCACCACCATCCGGGCCCAGCGCGCCCTCGACTTCGCGGGCAGGCTGACGCTCGCACTCGGCAGCGACCGCAAAGCCGGGTGGCTCGCCGGCACCGCCATCCTGGGCACGGCCAAGATCATCGAGAACATGGAGATCGGCCACAACGTCATGCACGGCCAGTGGGACTGGATGAACGATCCCGAGATCCACTCGTCCACGTGGGAATGGGACATAGTCGGCACCTCCGACAACTGGAAGTACACCCACAATCACATCCACCACAAGTACACCAACGTGCTCGGCATCGACGACGACATCGGCTACGGCCTGCTGCGCGTGACCCGCGACCAGCGCTGGTCCCCCTTCTACGCGGGCAACGTCGCCTACAACGCGATCCTGCAGCTGCTGTTCGAGTACGGCGTGGCCATCCAGGCCCTGGAGCTGGGCAAGGTGGCCAAGGGCCGGGTGCCCAAGGAGAAGTTCCGCGCCCAGTTGACGCCCGCGCTGCGCAAGATCGGCAAGCAGGTCCTCAAGGACTACGTCCTTTTCCCGGCCCTGTCCGGGCGCCGGTGGAAGAGCACCCTCACCGCCAACCTCACCGCCAACGCGATCCGCAACGTCTGGACCAACGCGGTGATCTTCTGCGGGCACTTCCCCGACGGAGCCGAGAAGTTCACCAAGCGCGACGTCGACACCGAGACCCACGCGGAGTGGTACCTGCGCCAGATGCTCGGCAGCGCGAACATCTCCGGCGGTCGCGCCATGGACTTCATGACCGGCAACCTGAGCTACCAGATCGAGCACCACCTGTTCCCCGACCTTCCCAGCAACCGCTACGCCGAGGTCGCGGTGCGCGTGCGCGAGCTGGCGGACAAGTACGACCTGCCCTACACCACCGGGCCCCTGCTGGTGCAGTACGGACAGTCCTGGCGCACCATCGCCAAGCTGTCGCTGCCGAACAAGTACCTGCGCGACACCGTGGACGCGGCGCCGGAGACCAACTCCGAGCACCGCTTCGACGGTCGCACCACGTCGCTCATCGACCCCGCCACCGGGCGTCGGCGGGGCCTGGCCTCGGCGCTGAAGGGTTCCCGGCGCGGGATCGTGCGCCGGATCACGCGCGGTCGCAGTCGGCGGGATCACGGACTCGCCGCGGCCTGA
- a CDS encoding GmrSD restriction endonuclease domain-containing protein, with amino-acid sequence MRQRALTLAVGAAMLATGCAPAVGTGPSDVPATNAAESAGPDATTPAGTPAVPSPAPNPSTAPATDVGTTPDVAEVRALLAGLPVKGRAPKTGYSRDLFGQAWTDDVTVDGGHNGCDTRNDILRRDLASVTYRPGSHGCTVLTGVLDDAYTGKSIEFTRGRGTSRDVQIDHVVALSDAWQKGAQQLSPERRRNLANDPLNLQAVDGPANQRKGAGDAATWLPPAKPYRCTYVSRQVRVKDRYDLWVTAAERDAISRVLDGCGGGTAPPPAVPPPADAAGTAPAAGTAAPKSEADPGTGVPFRSCARAREAGAAPLHAGDPGYRPGLDGDGDGIACE; translated from the coding sequence ATGCGGCAGAGAGCCCTGACCCTCGCCGTCGGCGCGGCGATGCTGGCGACCGGCTGCGCACCGGCCGTGGGCACCGGGCCCTCGGACGTCCCCGCGACCAACGCCGCGGAGTCCGCCGGTCCGGACGCGACGACGCCGGCGGGAACCCCCGCCGTCCCGTCCCCCGCGCCGAACCCGTCCACCGCTCCCGCCACCGACGTCGGCACCACCCCGGACGTGGCCGAAGTCCGCGCGCTGCTCGCCGGCCTTCCGGTCAAGGGCCGCGCGCCGAAGACCGGATACAGCCGCGACCTGTTCGGGCAGGCGTGGACGGACGACGTGACCGTCGACGGCGGCCACAACGGCTGCGACACCCGCAACGACATCCTCCGCCGCGACCTCGCCTCGGTGACCTACCGGCCGGGGTCCCACGGCTGCACCGTGCTCACCGGCGTGCTCGACGACGCGTACACGGGCAAGAGCATCGAGTTCACGCGCGGGCGGGGCACCTCACGCGACGTGCAGATCGACCACGTGGTCGCGCTGTCCGACGCGTGGCAGAAGGGGGCACAGCAGCTGTCCCCCGAACGCCGCCGGAACCTGGCCAACGATCCGCTCAACCTGCAGGCGGTGGACGGCCCGGCCAACCAGCGGAAGGGCGCGGGCGACGCGGCGACATGGTTGCCGCCCGCGAAGCCGTACCGCTGCACATACGTCAGCCGCCAGGTACGGGTGAAGGACCGCTACGACCTGTGGGTGACCGCGGCCGAACGGGACGCGATCAGCCGGGTCCTCGACGGCTGCGGGGGCGGCACCGCGCCACCGCCCGCCGTCCCTCCCCCCGCCGATGCCGCCGGCACCGCGCCCGCCGCCGGGACGGCGGCGCCGAAGTCCGAGGCGGACCCCGGAACGGGGGTGCCCTTCCGCAGCTGCGCCCGGGCGCGGGAGGCAGGCGCCGCCCCCCTCCACGCCGGGGACCCCGGCTACCGGCCCGGCCTCGACGGGGACGGGGACGGCATCGCGTGTGAATGA